CTGTCATTTTTTTTACATACTCTGCATAATCAAAGAAAAACGGCCATTTCATAACCCATTTTTTTACCAATGGGACGTGAATAAAGAAGCTTTTCAATTGTCTAAAAATATTGACCTGTTTTATAAATTTCGACATATTTACAGGCTGGAAATCAAAAGAAGCATCTAATCCTGTTGATAAGGCATCTAGCCCTATTGGGGAGGATCGACATTCTGCATTGATAAGATATAGTTCCATTCCATATTCTTCTTTTGCAATTTTTCTCCATGTATGTACTGTATGGCTAAAATCTGGAAATTGTTCAATTTTATATATTGCAAAGACGGGTTTTCCATCAATCCGAATATATCTTTTATCAGGAAAAACATTTTTACACAACCAGCGCATGTGTTCAATATCATCTTCATCACAGTAATTTTGTTTTATCAGGACATCTTTAAAACCGCCATCCCAATTTCTTGCCCAATTCTCATTAGCCCAGCAAAGCATAAAAGGGAAATCAGGTTCTCCAGACGATAAGATTTCATTAACAGGCCGTTCCATCAACTGATGACCATTAAACCAATAGTGATAATAACAAAAACCATATATGCCATATTCTCTCGCCAAATCAGCTTGCAACTTCCGAGCTTCTGGCAGTCTTAGGTCGTAAAAACCTGTATCAGAAGGAAGATGTGGCTGATAATGACCGGGATATCTTGGTTTTGCCTTTGTCACATTCGTCCATTCTGTAAACCCTTTACCCCACCATTCA
The sequence above is a segment of the Prevotella sp. E9-3 genome. Coding sequences within it:
- a CDS encoding glycoside hydrolase family 99-like domain-containing protein — its product is MNTTHRIIAINLPQFHPFKENDEWWGKGFTEWTNVTKAKPRYPGHYQPHLPSDTGFYDLRLPEARKLQADLAREYGIYGFCYYHYWFNGHQLMERPVNEILSSGEPDFPFMLCWANENWARNWDGGFKDVLIKQNYCDEDDIEHMRWLCKNVFPDKRYIRIDGKPVFAIYKIEQFPDFSHTVHTWRKIAKEEYGMELYLINAECRSSPIGLDALSTGLDASFDFQPVNMSKFIKQVNIFRQLKSFFIHVPLVKKWVMKWPFFFDYAEYVKKMTEIDYPDYKWYPCVSPGFDNAPRRVNKSFMAFRGSTPDLYKKWLLHVLNKFLPYSKEENLVFINAWNEWAEGNHLEPDQKWGRGYLEATKQAIKEANK